The stretch of DNA TGTCCTGGGGCGACAGCGGGTCCTGGTTTTTCAGCTGGGTCACCAGCAATTGCAGGAACGCGTCCTTGCCCATCGCCTGGTTGCCCGTCGCCGACTTGGCGGCGTCACCGACGCTGGTGTTATCTGTCGCCGTCTTGACCTTGGAATTAAAAAGGTCCTGGACTGCCGTGTTCGTCGAACTGTTATCAACAATGGCCATTATTTGGCGCCCCTTATCACTGACCCAGGGTCAGGACCTTCTGCATCATGGTTTTGGCGGTGTTCATCATTTCCGCGTTGGTCTGGAACGAGCGGCTGGCGGAAATCATGTCGGCCATTTCCTCGACCACGTTGACGTTGGGGTAGTACACGTACCCTTTTTCGTTCGCGGCAGGGTGGTTCGGCTCGTAGCGGGCTTCGAGGTTGCTCTGGTCTTCGACCACACCGAGCACCTGCACGCCCTGGCCTGCGGCATCCTGGTTCTGGAACAGCGAATCGCCGCTGCCACTCTGGCCGCCCTGGCCGCCCTGGAACATGGTGGCGAACACCGGGTGCCGGGCGCGGTAGGTCTGGTCGATGCTCGAAGACACGGTCTCGGCGTTGGCGATGTTACTGGCGACGGTGTTGAGGCGCGTGGTCTGCGCACTCATGCCACTACCGGCAATATTGAAAACACTGGCGAGGGACATGGCTTATTCTCCACGCAGGGCTGACATCAGCCCTTTGAATTTGCTGTTGAGCAGGGTGAAGCTGGCCTGGAAGTTCACTGAGTTCTCGGCGTAGGCCGATTGCTCCAACTGGGCGTCCACGGTGTTCTGGTCGATCGACGGTTGCATCGGCGTGCGATACAGCAGCGACTCGTCACCATTGCCCAGGCCTTGCGCCTCGATATGACGGCTGTTGGTCATGTTCAGGGCGAAGGTGCCGTTCTTGGTCTTGTCTTGCTGGGCGGCGAGCACGGCAGAGAAGTCCAGGTCCCGAGCCTTGTAGTTCGGGGTGTCGGCGTTGGCGATGTTGTTGGCCAGGACTTCGGCACGCTGGGCGCGAAAGCCCAGTGCTTGTTCGTGGATACCGAGCGCTTTATCGAAGCTGATGCTCATGGCGGAAACCTTTA from Pseudomonas sp. NC02 encodes:
- the flgC gene encoding flagellar basal body rod protein FlgC translates to MSLASVFNIAGSGMSAQTTRLNTVASNIANAETVSSSIDQTYRARHPVFATMFQGGQGGQSGSGDSLFQNQDAAGQGVQVLGVVEDQSNLEARYEPNHPAANEKGYVYYPNVNVVEEMADMISASRSFQTNAEMMNTAKTMMQKVLTLGQ
- the flgB gene encoding flagellar basal body rod protein FlgB, coding for MSISFDKALGIHEQALGFRAQRAEVLANNIANADTPNYKARDLDFSAVLAAQQDKTKNGTFALNMTNSRHIEAQGLGNGDESLLYRTPMQPSIDQNTVDAQLEQSAYAENSVNFQASFTLLNSKFKGLMSALRGE